A portion of the Natronococcus sp. AD-5 genome contains these proteins:
- a CDS encoding DUF5828 family protein translates to MEESISGFKVRGDWGDVVEHGERITRALRNAGVHDPDHDYGARFARAFEEWDEWRPKAHETLEADVSEKTADQASVEEGKGERAGKEPDEDLKTAGEKLSESYERLENDDADAAVDTWKESIDYVARAADSASRKALRRVEDTVYQNVMTQLAPYYFDNELISANIQQSTRGEGEQFIFEVNINDDALKEEVSGRLTEFEDEIDRWHVEVEKDTEAAEAIEGAEPPPAPEDNSKATRN, encoded by the coding sequence ATGGAAGAGAGCATTTCGGGATTCAAGGTACGCGGTGACTGGGGCGACGTCGTCGAACACGGCGAACGCATCACGCGCGCGCTTCGAAATGCAGGTGTGCACGATCCGGACCACGACTACGGCGCCCGCTTCGCGCGCGCTTTCGAAGAATGGGACGAGTGGCGTCCCAAGGCCCACGAAACCCTCGAGGCGGACGTCAGCGAGAAGACGGCCGACCAGGCCAGCGTCGAGGAAGGAAAGGGCGAGCGGGCCGGCAAGGAGCCCGACGAGGACTTAAAGACCGCCGGCGAGAAACTCTCGGAGTCGTACGAGCGCCTCGAGAACGACGACGCGGACGCCGCGGTCGACACCTGGAAGGAGTCGATCGACTACGTCGCGCGAGCGGCCGACTCGGCGAGTCGCAAGGCGCTGCGTCGCGTCGAGGACACGGTCTACCAGAACGTGATGACCCAGCTCGCGCCGTACTACTTCGACAACGAACTCATCAGCGCGAACATCCAGCAGTCGACGCGCGGCGAGGGCGAGCAGTTCATTTTCGAGGTCAACATCAACGACGACGCGTTAAAAGAGGAGGTTTCCGGGCGTCTCACCGAATTCGAGGACGAGATCGATCGCTGGCACGTCGAGGTCGAGAAGGACACCGAAGCCGCCGAGGCGATCGAGGGCGCCGAACCGCCGCCGGCTCCCGAGGACAATTCGAAGGCGACGCGAAATTGA
- a CDS encoding hemolysin family protein, which yields MALSPLFEVVLAAYEVPFLGLELDESTVTILGVLAVAVLIALSGFFSSSEIAMFNLPKHRLEGMVEEEIENAELVKTLKDDPHRLLVTILVGNNIVNIAMSSIATAVLSLHFGGLLGVILATFGITATVLLFGESAPKSYAVENTESWAIRIAKPLKGTEYLLYPLIVLFDYLTRQVNKLTGSTGAIESPYVTRDEIQEMIESGEREGVLEEDEHEMLTRIFRFNKTIVKEVMTPRLDMTAVPKDASIDEAIETCIQSGHARVPVYEGSLDNVQGVVHIRDLVRDLNYGEAETENLELADLIQPTLHVPESKNVDELLTEMRENRMHLAIVIDEFGTTEGLVTMEDMVEEIIGEILEGGEEQPIEEIDEDTVLVRGEVNIEDVNEALEIDLPEGEEFETIAGFIFNRAGRLVEEGEEITYDGVRITVEDVENTRIMMARLRKFGQPDEDEEMNELEETDA from the coding sequence ATGGCGTTGTCTCCGCTGTTCGAGGTCGTGCTCGCTGCCTACGAGGTTCCGTTTCTGGGTCTCGAGCTCGACGAGTCGACCGTGACCATCTTGGGCGTCCTCGCCGTCGCCGTGCTCATCGCTCTCTCGGGATTCTTCTCTTCCTCCGAGATCGCGATGTTCAACCTGCCGAAACACCGCCTCGAGGGGATGGTCGAGGAGGAGATCGAGAACGCGGAACTGGTGAAAACCCTCAAGGACGATCCGCACCGGCTGCTCGTGACGATTCTCGTCGGAAACAACATCGTCAACATCGCCATGTCGTCGATCGCGACGGCCGTGCTCTCGCTTCACTTCGGGGGGCTGCTCGGCGTCATCCTCGCGACGTTCGGGATCACCGCCACCGTCCTCCTGTTCGGCGAAAGCGCCCCGAAGTCCTACGCAGTCGAGAACACCGAGTCGTGGGCGATCCGGATCGCAAAACCGCTGAAGGGGACCGAGTACCTGCTGTACCCGCTGATCGTCCTCTTCGATTACCTCACGCGCCAGGTGAACAAGCTCACCGGCTCGACGGGCGCGATCGAATCCCCCTACGTCACCCGCGACGAGATCCAGGAGATGATCGAGTCCGGCGAGCGCGAGGGCGTTCTCGAGGAGGATGAACACGAGATGCTCACCCGGATCTTCCGGTTCAACAAGACGATCGTCAAGGAGGTGATGACCCCGCGACTGGACATGACGGCGGTGCCGAAAGACGCCAGCATCGACGAGGCGATCGAGACCTGTATCCAGAGCGGGCACGCCCGCGTGCCCGTCTACGAGGGGAGCCTCGACAACGTGCAGGGCGTCGTCCACATCCGGGACCTCGTACGCGACCTCAACTACGGGGAAGCCGAGACGGAGAATCTCGAGCTCGCGGACCTGATCCAGCCGACGCTGCACGTGCCGGAGTCGAAGAACGTCGACGAACTGCTCACCGAGATGCGCGAAAACCGGATGCACTTGGCGATCGTCATCGACGAGTTCGGCACGACCGAGGGGCTGGTGACGATGGAGGACATGGTCGAGGAGATCATCGGCGAGATCCTCGAGGGCGGCGAGGAACAACCGATCGAGGAGATCGACGAGGACACCGTCCTCGTTCGCGGCGAGGTCAACATCGAGGACGTCAACGAGGCTCTCGAGATCGATCTACCCGAGGGCGAGGAGTTCGAGACCATCGCCGGCTTCATCTTCAATCGGGCCGGCCGCCTCGTCGAAGAGGGGGAGGAGATCACCTACGACGGCGTCCGCATCACGGTCGAGGACGTCGAAAATACCCGGATCATGATGGCGCGGTTGCGGAAGTTCGGACAACCCGACGAGGACGAAGAGATGAACGAACTCGAGGAGACCGACGCCTGA
- a CDS encoding TAXI family TRAP transporter solute-binding subunit has translation MVRHIKRREFVAIGGAAGIAGFAGCIGEDAVDENGNGGNGDGNGNGDGNGDELSEDEFEDAQPDEGGEVIVWHAGGTGGTYFPLSGEFKSIVEENSPHGLQVQSTGASVANVGSLEREEADFALIQNDIAYFAYNGTGLEQFEGEPVENIRGVATLYPETIHIVTQADSGIESIEDLQGAAINTGDLGSGTQVNALQILESAGIDDFDEDNGDFSTAADQIRDGDIDAAFVVGGAPVGAIEELATTEDIALVEVSGDLRDSIKDDAQWLADDTVEGGTYDGIDDDVETVSVQAMIATHEGVDDAIVEDITTAIFDNTDGLSIESDNISADSAQDGMPIDLHSGAAAYFD, from the coding sequence ATGGTTCGACATATCAAGCGGCGCGAGTTCGTGGCAATCGGTGGGGCTGCCGGAATCGCTGGATTCGCGGGTTGTATCGGCGAAGACGCTGTCGACGAGAACGGAAACGGCGGGAACGGCGACGGGAACGGAAACGGCGACGGGAACGGTGACGAGCTCTCCGAGGACGAGTTCGAGGACGCCCAGCCGGACGAAGGCGGCGAGGTGATCGTCTGGCACGCCGGCGGAACCGGGGGCACGTACTTCCCGCTGTCGGGTGAGTTCAAGTCGATCGTCGAAGAGAACTCGCCCCACGGCCTGCAGGTCCAGTCGACGGGTGCGAGCGTCGCGAACGTCGGCTCGCTGGAGCGCGAGGAGGCCGACTTCGCGCTAATCCAGAACGACATCGCCTACTTCGCGTACAACGGGACCGGCCTCGAACAGTTCGAGGGCGAACCCGTCGAGAACATCCGCGGCGTCGCGACGCTGTACCCGGAGACGATCCACATCGTCACTCAGGCCGACTCGGGCATCGAGTCGATCGAGGACCTTCAGGGTGCGGCGATCAACACGGGCGACCTGGGCAGCGGAACGCAGGTCAACGCCCTCCAGATCCTCGAATCGGCGGGGATCGACGACTTCGACGAGGACAACGGCGACTTCTCGACGGCGGCCGACCAGATCCGTGACGGCGACATCGACGCCGCGTTCGTCGTCGGCGGAGCGCCCGTCGGCGCGATCGAGGAACTCGCGACGACCGAGGACATCGCGCTGGTCGAGGTCAGCGGCGATCTCCGCGACTCGATCAAGGACGACGCCCAGTGGCTGGCCGACGACACCGTCGAGGGCGGCACCTACGATGGCATCGACGACGACGTCGAGACGGTGTCGGTCCAGGCGATGATCGCGACCCACGAGGGCGTCGACGACGCCATCGTCGAAGACATCACCACGGCGATCTTCGACAACACCGACGGCCTCTCGATCGAGTCCGACAACATCTCGGCCGACTCCGCCCAGGACGGGATGCCCATCGACCTGCACTCGGGCGCCGCGGCGTACTTCGACTGA
- a CDS encoding L-threonylcarbamoyladenylate synthase, whose translation MSELERAATAIRSGELVVYPTETVYGLGADALDPAAVERVFEAKGRDRSKPVSMAVPSVPAALEYVRASTREREFMATFLPGPVTVLCRHRDAVPDELTAGRDRVGVRIPDHPLALRLCERAATPITATSANVSGRGSVQRLEELESTVREAAAVILDDGETPGTESTVVDVSSGTIHRRGARADEIERWLETH comes from the coding sequence ATGAGCGAACTCGAGCGTGCCGCTACCGCGATCCGGAGCGGCGAGCTGGTCGTCTACCCCACTGAAACCGTCTACGGGCTCGGCGCGGACGCGCTCGATCCCGCCGCCGTCGAGCGCGTCTTCGAGGCGAAGGGACGCGATCGATCCAAACCCGTCTCGATGGCGGTCCCGTCGGTGCCGGCGGCGCTCGAGTACGTCCGCGCGAGCACGCGCGAGCGCGAGTTCATGGCGACGTTCCTTCCCGGTCCGGTGACGGTACTCTGTCGCCACCGCGACGCCGTCCCGGACGAGCTTACGGCGGGACGGGACCGCGTCGGCGTCAGGATCCCGGACCACCCCCTCGCGCTTCGGCTCTGCGAGCGGGCGGCGACGCCGATCACCGCGACGAGCGCGAACGTCAGCGGTCGCGGGAGCGTTCAGCGACTCGAAGAACTCGAGTCGACGGTCCGCGAGGCGGCCGCGGTGATCCTCGACGACGGCGAGACGCCCGGCACCGAGAGCACCGTCGTCGACGTCTCGTCGGGGACGATTCACCGCCGCGGCGCGCGAGCGGACGAGATCGAGCGCTGGCTCGAAACGCACTAG
- a CDS encoding glutaredoxin family protein codes for MTEATSHDGEPAITFYRLQACPYCERVARVLEERDLEYRSRFVEPLHSRRDVVKRVAGVRTVPVVVDDDTGVTMAESANIVDYLESTYGDGSPSEPKTADAAVETGGDD; via the coding sequence ATGACCGAGGCCACCAGCCACGACGGCGAGCCGGCGATCACGTTCTATCGGCTCCAGGCGTGTCCGTACTGCGAGCGCGTCGCCCGCGTCCTCGAGGAACGGGACCTCGAGTATCGCTCGCGGTTCGTCGAGCCGCTGCACTCCCGACGCGACGTCGTAAAGCGGGTCGCCGGCGTTCGAACCGTCCCGGTCGTCGTCGACGACGACACCGGCGTGACGATGGCCGAGAGCGCGAACATCGTCGACTACCTCGAGTCGACCTACGGCGACGGCTCGCCGAGCGAACCGAAGACCGCCGACGCGGCGGTCGAAACCGGAGGTGACGACTGA
- a CDS encoding carbon starvation CstA family protein, with the protein MQVIWMVLFILVAFTIGYIGYSRYLASLTDLDDSRETPAHKYSDGQEYVPSEKPVLLGHHYSSIAGGGPIAGPITAVAAFGWLPALLWIAIGNPIFGAVHDFMALVSSARHEGKSIGYIIGEYVGEQGKNMLLWFAFLLVVLVIAAFIFLVATVFSAYPAAATASMIYIGLALLFGMYLYQFQLPFWPGAVLFTAGVFAGVWVGLRYPIAMADTGALPAGTIVVLGDAGAWEWLPLAAETNPNAALWAIVVALYCFAAAVLPVWVLLQPRDFLTSTLLYVGVGAMLLGAVVGSVIGFEPVEITTAAAGIESVRVDQLTTEVPAYTGFVHPELGWLFPFLFVTIACGAISGFHSLVSSGTTAKQLDKESDARLIGYGGMLAEGLLAVTAILAVVIIAATTEGLINAIATFPAGGGALVSALGVSVMLGVVFVALVFVSFLLTSTDTAARLGRYMIEELVGTPESTTQEVAANRYVSSAICAFGGYLLVASGTWGDIWPLFGGANQLLASLALLVATVWLANADESKQLLTTGAPMVFMVSVTIVALAVIGLWRNPQAILADPSLTYANVARALQSIIAVVLIALAIGLLYLGLNNIRDARAGLGADAIAPSSDDD; encoded by the coding sequence ATGCAAGTCATCTGGATGGTGCTGTTCATACTGGTTGCGTTCACGATCGGGTATATCGGGTACTCGAGATACCTGGCGTCGCTGACCGATCTCGACGATAGTCGGGAGACGCCGGCGCACAAGTACAGCGACGGACAGGAGTACGTGCCTTCGGAAAAGCCCGTGTTGCTCGGACACCACTACTCCTCGATCGCCGGCGGGGGACCGATCGCCGGGCCGATCACGGCCGTGGCGGCGTTCGGCTGGCTCCCGGCGCTGTTGTGGATCGCGATCGGGAACCCGATCTTCGGCGCGGTGCACGACTTCATGGCGCTGGTCTCGAGCGCCCGCCACGAGGGGAAGTCGATCGGGTACATCATCGGCGAGTACGTGGGCGAGCAAGGGAAGAACATGCTGCTGTGGTTCGCGTTCCTGCTGGTCGTCCTGGTGATCGCCGCGTTCATCTTCCTGGTGGCGACGGTGTTCAGCGCCTACCCGGCGGCGGCGACGGCGAGCATGATCTACATCGGGCTGGCGCTCCTGTTCGGGATGTACCTGTACCAGTTCCAGCTGCCGTTCTGGCCCGGCGCGGTCCTGTTCACCGCGGGCGTGTTCGCGGGCGTCTGGGTCGGCCTCCGGTACCCGATCGCGATGGCCGACACCGGCGCGCTGCCGGCGGGGACGATCGTCGTCCTCGGCGACGCCGGGGCCTGGGAGTGGCTCCCGCTGGCGGCCGAGACGAACCCGAACGCCGCGCTGTGGGCGATCGTGGTCGCGCTCTACTGTTTCGCCGCCGCGGTGTTGCCGGTGTGGGTGTTGCTCCAGCCGCGGGACTTCCTCACGTCGACGCTGCTGTACGTCGGAGTCGGCGCGATGCTGCTCGGGGCGGTCGTCGGCAGCGTCATCGGCTTCGAACCGGTCGAAATCACGACCGCGGCCGCCGGGATCGAGTCGGTTCGAGTCGATCAGCTGACCACCGAAGTGCCGGCGTACACCGGATTCGTCCACCCGGAGCTGGGCTGGCTGTTCCCCTTCCTGTTCGTGACCATCGCCTGCGGCGCCATCAGCGGCTTCCACTCGCTGGTGTCGTCGGGGACGACGGCGAAGCAGCTCGACAAGGAGTCGGACGCGCGGCTCATCGGCTACGGCGGGATGCTCGCCGAGGGGCTGCTCGCCGTGACCGCGATCCTCGCAGTGGTGATCATCGCCGCCACGACCGAGGGGCTCATAAATGCGATCGCGACGTTTCCGGCGGGCGGGGGCGCGCTCGTCTCCGCGCTCGGCGTCAGCGTGATGCTCGGCGTGGTCTTCGTCGCGCTGGTGTTCGTCAGCTTCCTGCTGACCAGCACCGACACGGCCGCCCGTCTCGGTCGGTACATGATCGAGGAACTCGTCGGGACGCCCGAGTCGACGACCCAGGAAGTCGCGGCGAACCGCTACGTCAGCTCCGCGATCTGCGCGTTCGGCGGGTACCTGCTCGTCGCCTCCGGGACGTGGGGCGACATCTGGCCGCTGTTCGGCGGCGCGAACCAGCTGCTGGCGTCGCTCGCGCTGCTCGTGGCGACCGTCTGGCTCGCCAACGCGGACGAGTCGAAGCAGCTGCTCACGACCGGGGCCCCGATGGTGTTCATGGTCAGCGTCACCATCGTCGCATTAGCCGTGATCGGCCTCTGGCGGAATCCGCAGGCGATCCTCGCGGATCCGTCGCTCACCTACGCCAACGTCGCCCGGGCGCTCCAGAGCATCATCGCGGTCGTCCTCATCGCGCTCGCGATCGGCCTGCTGTACCTGGGGCTGAACAATATCCGCGACGCGCGCGCCGGACTCGGCGCCGACGCCATCGCTCCGAGTTCGGACGACGACTGA
- a CDS encoding inorganic phosphate transporter: MVEIATIATFLVAATASLFMAWAIGAGSSGSTPFAPAVGANAISVMRAGFFVGILGFAGAVLQGANVSEAVGTELIGGVTLSPMAATIALVIAAALVAIGVFAGYPIATAFTVTGAVIGVGLAMGGDPAWPKYTEITVLWVLTPFVGGGLAYAIARTLRAEPIGEEYLIVALAALVGVLIANIEFAILGPPGGGASIAQASSGPLPGSEFAGAAAVTALIAAAWALVLGFDLRNGTERGERHFLLILGGLVAFSAGGSQVGLAIGPLIPLSGDVGLPLIALLFGGGVGLLLGSWTGAPRMIKAISQDYSSLGPRRSIAALIPSFIIAQTAVLFGIPVSFNEIIVSSIIGSGYAAAGSGGGVSARKMGYTVLAWVLSLAGSIIISFAGFLALEAVLF; this comes from the coding sequence ATGGTCGAGATCGCGACGATTGCGACGTTTCTGGTCGCCGCAACGGCCAGTCTGTTCATGGCGTGGGCGATCGGTGCCGGCTCGAGCGGCTCGACGCCGTTCGCACCGGCGGTCGGGGCCAATGCGATCTCCGTCATGCGAGCCGGCTTCTTCGTCGGCATACTCGGCTTCGCCGGCGCGGTGTTACAGGGAGCGAACGTCTCGGAGGCCGTCGGAACGGAGTTGATCGGCGGCGTAACGCTGTCGCCGATGGCGGCGACGATCGCACTGGTAATCGCGGCCGCTCTCGTCGCGATCGGGGTCTTCGCCGGGTATCCGATCGCGACGGCGTTTACCGTCACCGGTGCCGTCATCGGCGTCGGCCTCGCCATGGGCGGCGACCCGGCCTGGCCCAAGTACACCGAGATCACCGTGCTGTGGGTCCTGACGCCGTTCGTCGGCGGCGGCCTCGCGTACGCGATCGCCAGGACGTTGCGGGCCGAACCGATCGGCGAGGAGTACCTCATCGTCGCACTCGCGGCGCTCGTCGGCGTGCTCATCGCCAACATCGAGTTCGCGATACTCGGTCCCCCCGGCGGCGGCGCCTCGATCGCGCAGGCCTCGAGCGGCCCGCTCCCCGGCTCGGAGTTCGCCGGCGCCGCCGCCGTGACGGCGCTCATCGCGGCCGCCTGGGCGCTCGTCCTCGGATTCGACCTTCGTAACGGGACCGAGCGCGGCGAACGGCACTTCCTCCTCATCCTCGGCGGACTCGTCGCGTTCTCGGCCGGCGGAAGCCAGGTCGGACTCGCGATCGGACCGCTGATCCCGCTGTCGGGCGACGTCGGGTTACCGCTGATCGCGCTGCTGTTCGGCGGCGGGGTCGGGCTCTTGCTCGGCTCCTGGACGGGCGCCCCCCGAATGATCAAGGCGATTTCTCAGGACTACTCCTCGCTCGGCCCGCGGCGGTCGATCGCCGCGCTCATCCCGTCGTTCATCATCGCCCAGACGGCGGTGCTGTTCGGCATCCCCGTCTCGTTCAACGAGATCATCGTCAGTTCGATCATCGGCAGCGGATACGCCGCCGCCGGCTCCGGCGGCGGCGTCAGCGCGCGCAAGATGGGGTACACCGTGCTCGCGTGGGTGCTCTCGCTCGCCGGCTCGATTATCATCTCCTTCGCCGGGTTCCTCGCCCTCGAGGCCGTCCTGTTCTGA
- a CDS encoding S9 family peptidase produces MNQIEAADYRDVVRVADPQLSPSGERVAFVRRTPEDDETDEATIHVVSIGGGEPRQFTAAAGVDAEPRWSPDGTRLAFTSTRGEDDRQQLWILPTTGGEARRVTGVVGGVSGLEWGPDGSRLCFTQQVTESDREAGRDLAVDAEYEPEAPDPRVIDRMIYRAGTEYFDGRRSHVYALDVEAALEGDVDPAGEDGEDGAGDAITRLTGGDTDYVAPTWGDDGTVYYAAKTGERPDDSITFDLFEHDLETDETDVFTQTTGWIGALDATEDGRVAFEYTPEEGMTLRQTELRVHDRASGTETTPTEPLDRTIGHNSSFEWGPDGELLYFTTPDEGSRVLWSVPGDGSDAPTRIYGDGLTVEAFSVGTDAVAYVQSEWDHPCDVFVTTRGGNETTRLTSVNDAYLTDRAVSQPEEVWFESDRNEIQGWILTPPDFDPDETYPLVVEIHGGPHSQWTTSGTMWHEFQTLAARGYVVFWSNPRGSTGYGEAHASAIERDWGDVTLTDVLAGVDAVCERDYVDSEELFVTGGSFGGFMTAWTVTQTDRFKAAVSQRGVYDLTGFYGSTDAFKLVEGDFGTNPWDEPDFLWERSPVAHVPNVETPTLVMHSDRDYRTPANTAELFYLGLQKHGVDTRLVRYPREGHELSRSGEPGHVVDRIERIARWFDGYSVYRESPPALERERGADLSAGADENDADE; encoded by the coding sequence ATGAACCAGATCGAAGCAGCCGATTACCGCGACGTGGTTCGCGTCGCAGATCCGCAACTCTCGCCGAGCGGCGAGCGCGTCGCGTTCGTACGACGGACGCCCGAGGACGACGAGACCGACGAGGCGACGATTCACGTCGTCTCTATCGGCGGCGGCGAGCCCAGGCAGTTCACCGCCGCCGCCGGCGTCGACGCCGAACCTCGGTGGAGTCCCGACGGCACTCGTCTCGCGTTCACCAGCACGCGCGGCGAGGACGACCGACAGCAACTGTGGATCCTCCCGACGACCGGCGGCGAGGCGCGGCGGGTCACCGGCGTCGTCGGCGGCGTCAGCGGCCTCGAGTGGGGCCCCGACGGGTCCCGACTCTGCTTCACCCAGCAGGTGACCGAGTCCGACCGCGAGGCGGGACGCGATCTCGCTGTCGACGCGGAGTACGAACCGGAGGCGCCGGACCCGCGAGTGATCGACCGGATGATCTACCGCGCCGGAACGGAGTACTTCGACGGCCGGCGGAGCCACGTCTACGCGCTCGACGTCGAGGCGGCGCTCGAGGGCGACGTCGACCCCGCGGGCGAAGACGGCGAGGACGGCGCGGGTGACGCGATAACTCGACTCACCGGCGGCGACACCGACTACGTCGCCCCGACGTGGGGCGACGACGGGACGGTCTACTACGCCGCCAAGACCGGCGAGCGGCCCGACGATTCGATCACGTTCGACCTGTTCGAACACGACCTCGAGACGGACGAGACCGACGTCTTCACGCAGACGACGGGCTGGATCGGCGCGCTCGACGCGACCGAAGACGGACGGGTCGCGTTCGAGTACACGCCCGAGGAGGGGATGACGCTGCGCCAGACGGAGCTCAGAGTTCACGACCGCGCGAGTGGAACCGAAACCACGCCCACGGAACCCCTCGATCGAACGATCGGCCACAACTCGAGCTTCGAGTGGGGGCCGGACGGCGAACTGCTGTACTTCACGACTCCCGACGAGGGTTCGCGGGTGCTCTGGTCGGTCCCCGGCGACGGGAGCGACGCGCCGACGAGAATCTACGGGGACGGCCTCACGGTCGAGGCGTTTTCGGTCGGCACCGACGCCGTCGCTTACGTCCAGAGCGAGTGGGACCACCCGTGCGACGTCTTCGTCACGACCCGCGGCGGCAACGAGACGACACGGCTGACCAGCGTCAACGACGCGTACCTCACCGATCGAGCGGTCTCCCAGCCCGAAGAGGTGTGGTTCGAGAGCGACAGGAACGAAATCCAAGGCTGGATCCTCACGCCGCCGGACTTCGACCCCGACGAGACGTATCCGCTGGTCGTCGAGATCCACGGCGGCCCTCACTCCCAGTGGACGACGTCGGGCACGATGTGGCACGAGTTCCAGACGCTGGCCGCGCGCGGCTACGTCGTCTTCTGGTCGAACCCCCGCGGCTCGACGGGCTACGGCGAAGCGCACGCGAGCGCCATCGAGCGCGACTGGGGCGACGTCACCCTGACCGACGTGCTCGCGGGCGTCGACGCCGTCTGCGAGCGCGACTACGTCGATTCCGAGGAACTGTTCGTCACCGGCGGCAGCTTCGGCGGCTTCATGACCGCCTGGACGGTCACGCAGACCGACCGTTTCAAAGCCGCCGTCTCCCAGCGCGGCGTCTACGATCTCACCGGATTCTACGGCTCGACGGACGCGTTCAAACTCGTCGAGGGCGACTTCGGGACGAACCCCTGGGACGAACCCGACTTCCTCTGGGAGCGCTCGCCCGTCGCCCACGTGCCGAACGTCGAGACGCCGACGCTCGTGATGCACTCGGACCGGGACTACCGGACGCCGGCGAACACCGCCGAACTGTTCTACCTCGGGCTGCAGAAACACGGCGTCGACACGCGACTCGTCCGGTACCCCCGCGAAGGGCACGAACTCTCCCGCAGCGGCGAACCCGGCCACGTCGTCGACCGCATCGAGCGCATCGCTCGCTGGTTCGACGGCTACTCCGTCTACCGAGAGTCCCCGCCCGCGCTCGAGCGCGAGCGAGGCGCCGACCTCTCGGCCGGGGCGGACGAGAACGACGCGGACGAGTAG
- a CDS encoding redoxin domain-containing protein, with protein MPEFDVVALEPTDHVEPGDEAPDFTRPLVTDEYWEDRALADLVDGRTILVFTPMIGSFVAKYAWDELAERGWDDREERVVGVTASTPYAVSTFLDDNDFPFEIFADPANGVAETYGLDHELDGMTGISEPRPAFVAVGADRAVDAVWVASEWPEFPDYDELEKRFGLA; from the coding sequence ATGCCCGAGTTCGACGTCGTCGCCCTCGAGCCGACGGACCACGTCGAGCCGGGCGACGAAGCGCCCGACTTCACGCGGCCGCTGGTCACCGACGAGTACTGGGAGGACCGCGCGCTCGCCGACCTCGTCGACGGCCGAACGATCCTCGTGTTCACGCCGATGATCGGCTCGTTCGTCGCCAAGTACGCCTGGGACGAACTGGCCGAGCGCGGCTGGGACGACCGCGAGGAGCGCGTCGTCGGCGTCACGGCCTCGACGCCGTACGCCGTCTCGACGTTCCTCGACGACAACGACTTCCCCTTCGAAATCTTCGCCGATCCCGCGAACGGCGTGGCCGAGACGTACGGCCTCGACCATGAACTCGACGGGATGACCGGCATCAGCGAACCGCGTCCCGCGTTCGTCGCCGTCGGCGCCGATCGGGCCGTCGACGCCGTCTGGGTCGCGAGCGAGTGGCCCGAGTTCCCCGACTACGACGAGCTCGAGAAACGGTTCGGCCTCGCGTAA
- a CDS encoding YgaP family membrane protein, with the protein MDRNVCGFDRALRVVLGVGLLIVGYRNRDKTAGTLAFVAGSDVAATAIIQRCPVNALLGIDTCR; encoded by the coding sequence ATGGATCGAAACGTTTGCGGCTTCGACCGCGCGCTGCGAGTCGTTCTCGGCGTCGGTCTGCTGATCGTCGGCTACCGGAACCGCGACAAAACGGCCGGCACCCTCGCGTTCGTCGCCGGGAGCGACGTCGCCGCGACGGCGATCATCCAGCGCTGTCCGGTGAACGCCCTTCTCGGGATCGACACCTGCCGGTGA
- the upp gene encoding uracil phosphoribosyltransferase, with protein MTIEDREDAYLVTHALAKHTLSRLRDVETEQVSFRKGLVKLGRICGYEIIDGRMETEYVEIETPLEPTMGERVRGLDDVVIINVLRAATPFVEGLLKAFPRARQGVISASRNEEAGREADGSFPITVDYVKLPEIHEEDTVIIADPMLATGSTMCTVLEHVVENSPEPENLIVLSAVSAPEGLLRVDEAFPQADLLTVSIDDHLDDDGFIVPGLGDAGDRAFRTT; from the coding sequence ATGACGATCGAAGATCGGGAGGACGCGTACCTCGTCACGCACGCGCTCGCGAAACACACGCTCTCGCGGCTCCGGGACGTCGAAACGGAGCAGGTCAGCTTCCGAAAGGGGCTGGTCAAACTCGGCCGCATCTGCGGCTACGAGATCATCGACGGCCGGATGGAAACCGAGTACGTCGAGATCGAGACGCCGCTCGAGCCGACGATGGGCGAGCGGGTCCGCGGGCTCGACGACGTCGTGATCATCAACGTCCTGCGCGCGGCGACGCCGTTCGTCGAGGGGCTGCTGAAGGCGTTCCCGCGCGCCCGACAGGGCGTCATCAGCGCGAGCCGGAACGAGGAGGCGGGCCGCGAGGCGGACGGCTCGTTCCCGATCACGGTCGACTACGTCAAACTGCCCGAGATCCACGAGGAGGACACGGTGATCATCGCCGATCCGATGCTCGCGACCGGGAGCACGATGTGTACCGTCTTGGAACACGTCGTCGAAAATTCGCCCGAACCGGAGAACCTGATCGTGCTCTCGGCGGTCTCGGCGCCGGAGGGGCTGCTCCGAGTGGACGAGGCGTTTCCCCAGGCGGACCTGCTGACGGTCTCGATCGACGACCACCTCGACGACGACGGCTTCATCGTGCCTGGTCTCGGCGACGCGGGCGATCGGGCGTTCCGGACGACGTAG